CGACGCCGTAGCCGACGGGGAAGGGGAGGCGTTCCAGGAGGGAGCGGCGGGCCGCGTACTCGCCGCCCAGCGGCTGGACGAAGCCGGCCAGCTGCGGCCAGTGCAGGTTCAGCAGCGGGCGGGCGACCAGCTCGGTGACCCGGCCGCCCTGGCCGGCGCCGGCGCCCTCGGTGCCGGTCTCCAGCGGGCGGTCGTACATCGCCTTCACGAACTGGATGTCCGGATCGGTCAGCAGCGGGCCGACGATCCCAAAGACGAAGGCGGCGGAGAATTCGCGCAGGTCGGCGTCGATGAAGCAGACGATGTCGCCGGTGGTGGCCAGCAGGGAGCGCCACAGCACCTCGCCCTTGCCGGGGAGGGCCGGCAGCCGCGGCAGGACGCTGTCGCGGGGGACCACCCGGGCGCCGGCCGCCGCGGCGACCTCGGCGGTCCGGTCGGTGGAGCCGGAGTCCAGCACGATCAGCTCATCGACGAGCGGGACCGGCCCGGTCATCAGTTCGGCGCGGATCACCGCCACGATCGCCCCGACGGTGGCCTCCTCGTCGAGCGCCGGCAGGACGACACTGACCGTGCGGCCCGACTGGTGCTTCGCCTCCAGCAGCTGCCCCAGCGGGCGGTCCGCGGCGGACCAGGAGCGGCTGCTCAGCCAGCGCTCCACCTCTTCCAGCACGTCTACGACTCCTCGGTCGCCGCCGGATCGGCGGCCTTGTGATCCATCTCGCGGTTCGGACGACTATCTCAACCGTCAGTGCCGTCGGTTACAGTCTTGAACAACGCGGATGACCGTCGCATGTCGGGGTCCGCGCCACAAACGCCTGGGTTTCGGCCCAGCGCCATACCGCTCATCCAGAGGGGCAGAGGGATACGGCCCGTTGAAGCCCCGGCAACCCTCCAGCCGGTCTTGCCGCAAGGACGCTGACGTCCCGCGCGCGAGGCTCCCGGCTAGGGAAGGTGCCAAATCCGTCTCGTGGCGAGATTCGCCGCGAGGAAGATGAGGAGAAAGGGCCTCGCCTCCATGGCTGTGCAAGTCACCGAAAACACCCCCACCGTCGCTCTGGGCCCCGCTGTCGCGCTGTCCTGCCGCGAGTGCGGACAGCGCAATCCGCTCGGCCCGATCTTCGCGTGCCAGGACTGTTTCGGGCCGCTCGAAGTCGCGTACGACCTGCCGAGCGGCGACCCCGAGGGCCTGAAGAAGCAGATCGAGGCCGGTCCGGACAACATCTGGCGCTACGCCCCGCTGCTGCCCGTCCCCGCCGACGTGGCCGACAAGCCCAACCTGAACCCCGGCTTCACCAAGCTCGTCCAGGCCGACCGGCTCGCCGCCGAGCTGGGCGTCACCGGCGGTCTGTACGTCAAGGACGACTCGGGCAACCCGACGCACTCCTTCAAGGACCGCGTCGTGGCGATCGCCGTCGAGGCCGCCCGCGCCTTCGGCTTCACCACCCTCTCCTGCTCCTCGACCGGCAACCTCGCCGGTGCGGTCGGCGCCGCGGCGCGCCGGGCCGGCTTCAAGTCCTGCGTGTTCATCCCGCACGACCTGGAGGCCGGCAAGGTCGTCATGGCCGCGGTCTACGGCGGTGACCTGGTCGGCATCGAGGGCAACTACGACGACGTCAACCGCTTCTGCTCCGAGCTCATCGGCGACCCGCTGGGCGAGGGCTGGGGCTTCGTCAACGTCAATCTGCGCCCCTACTACGGCGAGGGTTCCAAGACCCTGGCGTACGAGATCTGCGAGCAGCTGGGCTGGCGGCTCCCGGACCAGATCGTCATCCCGATCGCGTCCGGCTCGCAGCTCACGAAGATCGACAAGGGACTCAAGGAGCTGATCGCCCTCGGCCTGGTCGAGGACAAGCCGTACAAGATCTTCGGCGCCCAGGCGGAGGGCTGCTCCCCGGTGTCCGCGGCCTTCAAGGCCGGGCACGACGTGGTCCGCCCGCAGAAGCCGAAGACCATCGCCAAGTCGCTGGCGATCGGCAACCCGGCCGACGGCCCGTACGTGCTCGACATCGCCCGCCGTACGGGCGGCGCGGTCGAGGACGTCAACGACGAGCAGATCGTGGACGCGATCAAGCTGCTGGCCAGGACGGAAGGCATCTTCGCGGAGACCGCGGGCGGCGTGACCGTCGGCGTGACCAAGAAGCTGATCGAGGACGGCGTGCTCGACCCGTCCCTGACCACCGTCGTCCTGAACACCGGTGACGGCCTCAAGACGCTGGACGCGGTCGCCCCGACCTCCGGGCCCACGGCCACGATCCGTCCGGACCTGGACGCGTTCCGCGCGGCCGGCCTGGCCGGCTGAGGCCGCCGGCCCCGTCCGCGCACGGGGCCGGGCCACCTCCGCCGCGAGGCTGCCGACCCGTCCGCCACGAGGCCGCGCCACCGTCCCCGAACTCGTACTCCGCAACACCCGGAAGGCAGAACCATGAGCGTGAAGGTCCGCATCCCCACCATTCTCCGCACGTACACCGGCGGCCAGGCCGAGGTCGCCGCCGAGGGCGCGACCCTCTCCGAGGTGATCGCCGACCTGGAGCAGAACCACCAGGGCATCGCCGCCCGGGTGCTCGACGACGCCGGCAAGCTGCGCCGCTTCGTGAACGTCTACGTCAACGACGACGACGTGCGCTTCGAGCAGGGTCTGGAGACGCCGACCCCGGACGGTGCGGGAGTCTCGATCATTCCGGCGGTGGCCGGAGGCTGCTGATTTGCGCCAATTCTTGGCCTGCTTGACCGGAATTGCCCCGTCCGCCAGAAAGCGGACGGGGCAATTCCATGTTGTGAAAGGAGATACCATTGGGGTGATACCCCTCCGCTATAGCGCGTGCGTGTGCCGAACGCATATGAGATCGCGATCAGTTGTGCCCAAAGTGTGGGCAACATTTGTCGCTTAGGTGAGCTATGCCCGGCCCGACTTGCCCGGGAGAACCGGGATTTCGCCGCATATAGCCGATTCTCCGGCCCCAGAATTCTCGTCCGATTGACCTGTTGCGCTGGGCATCTGTGCAGATACATTCAGCGGCGGTCGACGCGTTCCGGCGCACACCCCACAGGGCTTTCATGGGGTGAGGTCTGACCCGGGTCCGCGGAGTGCGGTCCTGCGCAAGGGCCAGTAATAGGGGAGTTAGGCATGGCTCAGGGCACCGTCAAGTGGTTCAACGCGGAGAAGGGGTACGGCTTCATCGCGGTCGACGGTGGTGCGGATGTTTTCGTCCACTACAGCGCGATCCAGATGGACGGTTACCGCACCCTTGAGGAGGGTCAGCGGGTCGAGTTCGAGATCTCGCAGGGCCAGAAGGGGCCGCAGGCGGACATGGTCCGGGTGGCCGGCTGAGGCGCCGACCGACTGCTGCGTAGTGAAGGCCCGTACCCCTGAGGGGTGCGGGCCTTCTGCTGTCCGCCGGCGGCGGCCTTAGGCCGTCGGCTCGCCCGTCGACCGCTGTCCGCTGTCGGCGGACGGGCGGGTGCGGAGCAGGCGCAGGCTGCGGGCCGGCGCACCCCGGGGGACCTGCGCTCACCCGTCATTCCTCCGCCGCTCGGGCGCCACCCCGATGGGAGGCATCTTCGAAGCTGCCTTGCACTCACGGGGGGCGAGTGCTAATCATTGCGTTAGCACTCTCCCAGTGAGAGTGACAAAGAAGGACCGGGTCGGTGAGGCCCGTAGGCCGGGTGGGGCAAGGAACCACACAGGTCTGCAGGCCGTCCGTCGCGGGCGCCAGCGCGGTCCGGAGCAATCCACCCCAGTCCGGGAGGACCACTTCACATGGCCAAGATCATCGCGTTCGACGAGGAGGCACGGCGCGGTCTCGAGCGCGGGATGAACCAGCTCGCCGACGCCGTCAAGGTCACCCTCGGCCCCAAGGGCCGCAACGTCGTCCTCGAGAAGAAGTGGGGCGCCCCCACGATCACCAACGATGGTGTTTCCATCGCCAAGGAGATCGAGCTCGAGGACCCGTACGAGAAGATCGGC
This portion of the Streptomyces sp. 2114.4 genome encodes:
- a CDS encoding glucosyl-3-phosphoglycerate synthase, which codes for MLEEVERWLSSRSWSAADRPLGQLLEAKHQSGRTVSVVLPALDEEATVGAIVAVIRAELMTGPVPLVDELIVLDSGSTDRTAEVAAAAGARVVPRDSVLPRLPALPGKGEVLWRSLLATTGDIVCFIDADLREFSAAFVFGIVGPLLTDPDIQFVKAMYDRPLETGTEGAGAGQGGRVTELVARPLLNLHWPQLAGFVQPLGGEYAARRSLLERLPFPVGYGVELGLLVDALHTVGLDALAQVDVGVRKHRHQDGQALGRMAAAIYRTAQLRLARGHLVRPRLTQFDRGTDGFVPRTTDVDTEERPPMAEIPEYAERRAA
- the thrC gene encoding threonine synthase, which codes for MAVQVTENTPTVALGPAVALSCRECGQRNPLGPIFACQDCFGPLEVAYDLPSGDPEGLKKQIEAGPDNIWRYAPLLPVPADVADKPNLNPGFTKLVQADRLAAELGVTGGLYVKDDSGNPTHSFKDRVVAIAVEAARAFGFTTLSCSSTGNLAGAVGAAARRAGFKSCVFIPHDLEAGKVVMAAVYGGDLVGIEGNYDDVNRFCSELIGDPLGEGWGFVNVNLRPYYGEGSKTLAYEICEQLGWRLPDQIVIPIASGSQLTKIDKGLKELIALGLVEDKPYKIFGAQAEGCSPVSAAFKAGHDVVRPQKPKTIAKSLAIGNPADGPYVLDIARRTGGAVEDVNDEQIVDAIKLLARTEGIFAETAGGVTVGVTKKLIEDGVLDPSLTTVVLNTGDGLKTLDAVAPTSGPTATIRPDLDAFRAAGLAG
- a CDS encoding MoaD/ThiS family protein codes for the protein MSVKVRIPTILRTYTGGQAEVAAEGATLSEVIADLEQNHQGIAARVLDDAGKLRRFVNVYVNDDDVRFEQGLETPTPDGAGVSIIPAVAGGC
- a CDS encoding cold-shock protein; this encodes MAQGTVKWFNAEKGYGFIAVDGGADVFVHYSAIQMDGYRTLEEGQRVEFEISQGQKGPQADMVRVAG